In Marixanthomonas ophiurae, one genomic interval encodes:
- a CDS encoding chloride channel protein, whose translation MKLKKRRKLVKYVNILDRPISFNPFLFSRNFLLWALLGLFGGVIAGVYWIVLEFLTHQIAFFEGWLVIPAMAISGLLAGIVIHLIGDPGEIQLIVNNIRFNKGKLDPKNNPSMILSSLLCVASGGSLGPEAPLVQVTGSTGTWLGKVFRLKGEDRRSLSIAGMASGFTALFGAPLGGSLFSLEILHHKHAVEYYKAIIPAFVASCFSYVVFALIIHLGLGPTWELPAYEMESTYDFLFAVLFACSAAVLAWSFIFCTKFLKNIFGKLHVPIYIKTLIGGIVLGIIAFYLPITRYFGHHEINELLSNEYSITLLIAILIFKIIAISVTVTSGWRGGFIIPLFFVGATLGLLIHQIFPSVDVSLAVICCMASVNACVTRTPMSTTILLATLTGFTYFIPILFASLTGYFLAPKIPFIGSQMDKKVKE comes from the coding sequence ATGAAGCTCAAAAAAAGAAGGAAACTTGTAAAGTATGTCAATATACTCGATAGACCTATCTCTTTCAACCCATTTCTCTTTAGCCGAAACTTTTTATTATGGGCTCTGTTAGGGTTGTTTGGCGGGGTTATTGCCGGTGTGTACTGGATTGTTTTAGAGTTTTTAACCCATCAAATTGCTTTTTTTGAAGGTTGGTTGGTAATACCAGCGATGGCAATTTCTGGGTTATTGGCTGGTATTGTTATTCACCTTATTGGTGATCCTGGAGAAATACAATTAATCGTTAACAACATTCGCTTTAATAAAGGAAAACTGGACCCAAAGAATAATCCATCGATGATTCTTTCCTCCTTACTTTGCGTGGCTTCTGGAGGTAGTTTAGGTCCTGAAGCACCACTGGTACAGGTTACAGGATCTACCGGAACGTGGCTAGGAAAAGTATTCCGGTTAAAAGGGGAAGATCGTCGTTCGCTAAGTATTGCTGGTATGGCTTCCGGTTTTACCGCTTTATTTGGCGCTCCATTAGGCGGAAGCTTGTTTTCATTAGAAATACTTCACCATAAACACGCTGTAGAGTATTACAAGGCCATTATCCCTGCTTTTGTAGCGAGTTGCTTTAGCTATGTAGTTTTTGCTCTTATTATTCATCTAGGCCTCGGTCCTACTTGGGAGCTACCCGCTTATGAAATGGAATCAACTTATGACTTCCTATTTGCTGTCTTGTTTGCTTGTTCAGCTGCAGTACTGGCATGGTCATTTATTTTCTGCACTAAGTTTTTAAAAAATATTTTTGGAAAACTACACGTCCCCATCTATATAAAAACATTAATTGGGGGTATTGTATTAGGGATAATTGCTTTTTACCTACCTATAACAAGATATTTTGGACATCACGAAATTAACGAGTTATTATCTAATGAATACTCTATTACATTATTAATTGCTATACTTATATTTAAAATTATAGCTATTTCAGTAACCGTTACTTCGGGGTGGCGTGGTGGTTTTATAATTCCTTTATTTTTTGTCGGGGCAACATTAGGGTTATTAATACATCAAATATTTCCTTCCGTAGATGTATCGTTGGCGGTTATTTGCTGTATGGCGTCGGTTAATGCCTGTGTTACCAGAACACCGATGAGTACCACCATTCTTTTAGCCACGTTAACAGGGTTTACTTATTTTATACCAATTCTTTTTGCTAGTTTAACTGGTTATTTCTTAGCACCAAAAATACCGTTTATCGGTTCGCAGATGGATAAGAAAGTAAAGGAGTAA
- a CDS encoding DUF4249 domain-containing protein translates to MMKTGLRDKNLKLKSITMVLVFLTAVFLYGCVEEIDFETETFESALVVEATITNETKLQTITLSRTFQFEEDGPSAEANATVSVTDSMGNQYSFEETDIPGVYQSSTTFSAQPDRDYQLSIITANGRSYSSSPVALESTTQIDDLYVERETNESGEVGVSIFVDSYNPNEQETYYRFEYEETYKIVSPLRGSKDIEVISFNPPEVELVPKTREEEVCYATQQSKSILLASTNLLAQDRLSRYEVRFIKRINPIISQRYSILVKQNSISRDTYRFYEKLKSFSESESLFSQVQPGFIEGNIFSLESDTEKVIGIFNVASVSSQRMFFNYSDLFAEDESPGTFVDDCRLTRPELPLLVNQVESGLIKFVLEATGPGNPDIGFGPYFIAQKPCVDCTVFGSNVVPEFWEE, encoded by the coding sequence ATGATGAAGACAGGATTACGAGATAAAAATTTGAAGTTGAAGAGTATTACAATGGTTTTAGTGTTTCTAACGGCTGTTTTTCTCTATGGATGTGTAGAAGAAATAGATTTTGAAACCGAAACTTTTGAAAGTGCTCTTGTTGTAGAAGCTACCATTACCAATGAAACAAAACTACAGACAATTACTTTGAGCCGTACATTTCAGTTTGAAGAAGATGGGCCTTCGGCCGAAGCCAATGCTACAGTATCGGTAACCGATTCTATGGGAAATCAATATTCTTTTGAAGAAACCGATATACCAGGTGTTTACCAATCAAGCACTACCTTTTCTGCTCAGCCCGATCGTGACTATCAGCTGTCCATAATAACAGCCAATGGCAGAAGCTATAGTTCAAGCCCTGTGGCTTTAGAAAGTACTACTCAAATAGATGATTTATATGTTGAACGGGAAACCAACGAAAGTGGTGAAGTTGGTGTTTCAATTTTTGTTGATAGTTACAACCCAAATGAACAAGAAACTTATTATCGTTTTGAGTATGAAGAAACCTATAAAATAGTATCACCTCTTAGAGGTTCAAAAGATATAGAGGTTATTAGTTTTAATCCTCCAGAAGTTGAACTTGTGCCTAAAACACGAGAAGAAGAAGTATGTTATGCTACTCAACAGTCAAAATCAATTTTATTAGCATCGACTAACTTACTAGCTCAAGACCGTTTATCTCGATATGAAGTACGGTTCATTAAACGTATAAATCCAATTATTTCACAGCGTTATAGTATTTTGGTAAAACAAAATTCTATTTCAAGAGATACATATCGGTTTTATGAAAAATTAAAGAGTTTTTCAGAATCAGAAAGTCTCTTTTCTCAAGTTCAACCAGGGTTTATTGAAGGAAATATTTTTTCTTTAGAAAGTGATACGGAAAAGGTGATCGGAATTTTCAATGTAGCTTCTGTGTCTTCACAAAGAATGTTTTTTAATTATTCAGATTTATTTGCCGAAGATGAATCTCCGGGAACTTTTGTAGATGATTGTCGCCTTACAAGACCAGAGTTACCACTTTTAGTAAATCAAGTGGAGAGTGGACTTATAAAATTTGTTTTAGAGGCAACAGGACCAGGAAACCCAGATATAGGTTTTGGCCCATATTTCATAGCTCAAAAACCGTGTGTTGATTGTACTGTATTTGGTTCTAACGTAGTTCCAGAATTTTGGGAGGAGTAA
- a CDS encoding TonB-dependent receptor domain-containing protein, whose product MLLFFVQVSVAQDSSTVSVSFNNTSLKEALSTIENQTDYHFFYLENWLDGKTVSGNFDNVTMDTLLNGLLDKTVLNYYITNDKRIILTQNSLVYDKLPEGFFPKEEKDTIVVEKEVVEDYSPIFYNQEKPKKSTPVETVRIGKENQGDSRNKYTLSGYVTNSLSGKPIADLAILVQGSNTGTTTTDDGFYSISLRPGVNMLETKLIGIEDVQKRVIIYNDGRLDMALNEDYEMLGEVFLENEADNNVTKAETGAETIDVKVIKNIPLVLGERDILKVATTLPGISNAGEGATGYNVRGGKADQNLILLDEGVIYNPSHFFGIFSSINPFTSGNVDIYKGSIPAEYGGRLSSVFDISTRDANTEKFSGEGSIGPVTANLTLETPIVKDKAGIMAGVRATYSDWILKSLDEESLKNSEASFYDAIIKYNHQINENNEIKATGYYSKDRYSITSDSLFGYSNRLVSLQWNHRFNEENKGSLLLLNSEYKYDIEYDGPTDTDFDLGYSINETQLKLRFDSKLNNKHTLDYGISTKLYNVQPGEIQPSQNSSIVDPLKIPKERGLESAVFLSDNFTVNEKIELNAGIRYSTFAALGEATQRSYLEGVPLSDATVTDTLSYNNNETIETYGGLEGRVSARYSFNPEFSVKASFNNTIQYIHTLSNNTTISPTDTWKLSDLNIEPQRANQYGLGFYHNFDSNKYEVSLEGYYKTSKNILDFKTGAQLLLNENVETELLQGDGKAYGLEFLVKKKTGKLNGWLSYSYSRSFLKLDSEFKEERINNGDFFPSNYDKPHDISVVANYKLTERFSLSANFVYQTGRPITYPVGSYVINNSEFVLYSDRNEFRIPDYYRLDLSINFEGNHKLDKLAHSFWNISVYNVLGRNNPYSVFFVTDNGEIKAYQSSIFSIPVPTITYNFKF is encoded by the coding sequence ATGCTACTTTTCTTTGTACAAGTTAGTGTAGCACAAGATTCTAGTACGGTGTCAGTTTCATTTAATAATACTTCATTAAAAGAAGCGCTAAGCACTATCGAGAATCAAACAGATTATCATTTTTTCTACCTAGAAAATTGGCTTGATGGTAAAACAGTAAGTGGAAATTTTGACAATGTAACAATGGATACTTTGTTGAATGGACTGTTGGACAAAACGGTTTTAAACTATTATATCACAAACGACAAGCGAATTATACTTACCCAAAACAGTTTGGTTTACGACAAGCTTCCCGAAGGATTTTTTCCGAAAGAAGAGAAAGACACGATTGTAGTTGAAAAGGAGGTAGTTGAAGACTATTCTCCAATTTTTTATAATCAAGAAAAACCAAAGAAAAGTACACCAGTAGAAACGGTACGCATTGGTAAAGAAAACCAAGGCGACTCTCGTAATAAGTATACTTTAAGCGGATATGTAACCAATTCATTATCGGGAAAACCCATTGCAGATCTTGCTATTTTAGTGCAAGGAAGTAATACTGGAACCACTACAACTGATGATGGTTTTTATTCTATTTCATTACGTCCGGGTGTTAATATGTTAGAGACCAAATTAATTGGTATTGAAGATGTACAAAAAAGAGTGATTATCTATAATGATGGTAGACTCGATATGGCACTAAATGAAGATTATGAAATGCTTGGGGAAGTTTTTTTAGAAAACGAAGCAGATAACAATGTTACAAAAGCAGAAACTGGTGCAGAAACCATCGATGTAAAAGTAATTAAGAATATTCCATTGGTGTTAGGCGAACGTGATATTCTAAAAGTAGCAACCACACTTCCAGGTATATCAAATGCTGGGGAAGGAGCAACAGGGTATAATGTTAGAGGTGGAAAAGCAGATCAAAACCTAATTCTTTTAGATGAAGGTGTTATTTACAATCCTTCTCATTTTTTCGGAATATTTTCTTCTATAAATCCGTTTACTTCCGGAAATGTAGATATCTATAAAGGAAGCATCCCCGCTGAATATGGTGGAAGGCTTTCTTCAGTTTTTGATATTTCTACCCGCGATGCCAATACAGAAAAATTTTCAGGCGAAGGGTCCATTGGTCCAGTTACAGCTAACTTAACACTAGAAACTCCTATTGTTAAAGATAAAGCTGGAATTATGGCTGGAGTTCGGGCAACCTATTCAGATTGGATTTTAAAATCGCTCGATGAAGAATCTTTAAAGAATAGCGAAGCTTCTTTTTATGATGCCATTATAAAATACAACCATCAAATAAATGAAAATAACGAAATAAAAGCTACAGGATATTACAGTAAGGATCGATATAGCATTACTTCAGATTCGCTGTTTGGATATAGCAACCGCTTGGTTTCTTTACAATGGAATCATAGGTTTAATGAGGAGAACAAGGGAAGTTTATTATTGTTAAATAGTGAGTATAAATACGATATTGAATACGACGGCCCAACAGATACCGATTTTGATCTAGGCTACAGCATTAACGAAACCCAATTAAAATTAAGATTTGATTCAAAATTGAACAATAAACACACATTAGATTATGGTATTTCTACAAAACTATACAATGTACAACCCGGCGAGATACAACCTTCACAAAATAGTTCTATTGTAGATCCCTTAAAAATACCTAAGGAAAGAGGGTTGGAGAGCGCTGTTTTTTTGTCAGATAACTTTACAGTAAATGAAAAAATAGAGCTTAATGCTGGTATTAGGTATTCAACTTTTGCGGCACTTGGGGAGGCTACACAACGAAGTTATTTGGAAGGTGTTCCGTTAAGTGATGCCACGGTAACCGATACACTTAGTTACAATAATAATGAAACCATTGAAACTTATGGAGGGCTGGAGGGACGTGTTTCTGCACGGTATTCTTTTAATCCAGAGTTTTCGGTAAAAGCGAGTTTTAATAATACCATACAGTATATTCATACCTTGTCAAATAATACAACCATATCACCTACGGATACTTGGAAGCTTTCTGATTTAAATATTGAACCACAAAGAGCCAACCAATATGGTTTAGGTTTTTATCATAATTTTGACTCCAATAAATACGAAGTAAGCCTAGAAGGATACTATAAAACGTCTAAAAATATTTTAGACTTTAAAACAGGTGCCCAGCTTTTACTAAACGAAAATGTAGAAACAGAGTTATTACAAGGTGATGGAAAAGCCTACGGACTCGAATTCTTGGTCAAAAAAAAAACAGGGAAGTTAAATGGTTGGTTAAGTTATAGTTACTCCCGTTCTTTTCTTAAATTAGATAGCGAGTTTAAGGAAGAACGAATAAATAATGGTGATTTTTTCCCTTCAAATTATGACAAACCACACGATATAAGCGTAGTTGCCAATTATAAATTAACGGAGCGTTTTAGTCTTTCTGCCAACTTTGTATATCAAACGGGACGTCCTATTACGTATCCCGTAGGTAGTTATGTGATAAATAACTCTGAATTTGTACTGTATAGTGACCGAAATGAATTTAGAATACCAGATTATTATCGGTTAGATTTAAGCATTAATTTTGAAGGAAACCATAAATTAGATAAACTAGCACATAGTTTTTGGAATATTTCGGTTTATAATGTATTAGGGCGTAACAATCCATATTCTGTCTTTTTTGTAACAGATAATGGAGAAATAAAAGCGTATCAAAGCTCTATTTTTTCCATTCCGGTACCCACAATAACATATAACTTTAAGTTTTAA
- a CDS encoding geranylgeranyl reductase family protein: MKKSRLFDVVIVGAGPSGCTCAYQLAESGLSVAVIEKDVFPRDKVCGDALSADVINQFYRMDNTIAEAFLKRNPKKVSNGVRFFAPNYKSLDIPFTNPKHKDAAGFVMKRLDFDSFFAEQIKGLSNIEFIENQKVKAIDTKEDSVFIETSLSTFQTKLIIGADGANSIVNRKLNNNKLNKKHHSGGLRQYFENVTGLDDTGFIELHFYKEILPGYFWVFPLPGNKANVGLGILSSEISKQNINLKEKFTHLINNHPNLKDRFKKAKPLETIKGFGLPLGSKKKPLSGNRFLLLGDAANLIDPFTGEGIGNAIRSGRFAATHIKEAFKTNRFDADFNKKYDIKIYQAMWNELRVSKSLQNLLKYPWLFNFLVKKANKNKSVQLLLTSMLDDVDLKKELVKPSFYVKLLFNF, translated from the coding sequence ATGAAAAAATCTAGATTATTTGATGTAGTAATAGTAGGTGCTGGTCCTTCCGGATGCACTTGTGCCTATCAGTTAGCAGAGAGCGGCTTGAGTGTTGCTGTTATTGAAAAAGACGTTTTTCCACGTGATAAAGTTTGTGGTGATGCTTTAAGTGCCGATGTAATAAACCAGTTTTACCGGATGGATAATACTATAGCTGAAGCATTTTTGAAACGAAACCCAAAGAAAGTGTCAAACGGAGTTCGGTTTTTTGCTCCAAATTATAAAAGTTTAGATATTCCCTTTACAAACCCAAAACATAAAGACGCTGCAGGTTTTGTGATGAAACGGTTAGACTTTGATTCTTTTTTTGCTGAACAGATTAAGGGTTTGTCCAACATCGAATTTATTGAAAATCAAAAGGTCAAAGCCATTGATACTAAAGAAGATTCGGTTTTTATTGAAACCTCCCTATCAACTTTTCAAACAAAACTAATTATTGGTGCAGATGGTGCAAACTCTATTGTTAACAGGAAGCTTAATAACAACAAATTAAATAAAAAGCACCATAGCGGAGGCTTACGTCAATATTTTGAAAATGTAACAGGGCTAGATGATACTGGGTTTATCGAACTTCATTTTTATAAAGAAATTCTTCCTGGCTATTTTTGGGTGTTCCCTTTGCCCGGTAACAAAGCCAACGTTGGCTTGGGAATACTTTCTAGCGAAATAAGCAAGCAAAATATAAACTTAAAAGAAAAATTCACTCACCTAATAAACAATCATCCCAACTTAAAAGACCGTTTTAAAAAAGCTAAACCCTTGGAAACCATTAAGGGTTTTGGCCTCCCATTAGGCTCCAAAAAGAAACCACTTTCCGGCAATCGTTTTTTGTTGTTAGGTGATGCCGCAAATCTGATTGATCCATTTACGGGCGAAGGAATTGGCAACGCCATTCGCAGTGGCCGTTTTGCTGCTACTCATATTAAAGAGGCTTTTAAAACAAATCGTTTTGATGCTGATTTCAACAAAAAATACGACATCAAAATATACCAAGCTATGTGGAACGAACTTCGGGTGAGCAAATCACTCCAAAATCTTTTAAAATATCCTTGGCTTTTCAATTTCTTGGTAAAAAAAGCCAATAAAAATAAATCGGTGCAACTTTTATTAACTTCGATGCTTGACGATGTGGATCTTAAAAAAGAACTGGTAAAACCAAGTTTTTATGTGAAGCTCCTTTTCAATTTTTAA
- the arsC gene encoding arsenate reductase (glutaredoxin) (This arsenate reductase requires both glutathione and glutaredoxin to convert arsenate to arsenite, after which the efflux transporter formed by ArsA and ArsB can extrude the arsenite from the cell, providing resistance.), which yields MTTIYHNPRCSKSRQTLQLLEDKKEELDIVKYLEQPPTKAELKRILELLNIKPIALVRKNEQIWKDNFKGKEVSQDEIIDAMIKNPKLIERPIVVKGNKATIGRPPENVLTIL from the coding sequence ATGACAACCATTTACCACAATCCCAGATGCAGCAAATCCCGCCAGACGCTTCAGTTATTAGAGGATAAAAAAGAAGAGCTGGATATTGTAAAGTATTTGGAACAACCACCTACAAAAGCAGAATTAAAAAGGATTCTGGAGTTATTGAACATCAAACCCATTGCATTGGTTCGTAAAAACGAACAAATTTGGAAAGACAATTTTAAAGGAAAGGAAGTGTCTCAAGATGAAATTATCGATGCGATGATAAAAAACCCCAAATTAATAGAACGCCCTATAGTCGTAAAAGGCAACAAAGCCACTATTGGCAGACCTCCAGAGAATGTTTTAACTATATTATAA
- a CDS encoding outer membrane beta-barrel protein: protein MKLYSLVLALLCSTFLLAQNKKPESVTVSGKIIEEGSNIPLEYATVSFTDAQGKVANGGITDTKGMYSLKVPPGVYTVKYEFISYETKEVPNKQLTKDTTLPTVALALDTESLDEVVIRAETTEVQVRLDKKIYNIGKDLTTSGATVSDALNNVPSVNVDVEGAISLRGNENVRILINGKPSAIAGFGSTDALRQLPAEAIERVEVITSPSARYDAEGTAGILNIILKKEKTLGLNGSITANIGVPTSSGISGNINLRTDNFNIFNTTSVRYRDAPGNAFFDNQYFPTTFTDPETGEEITTDPTFDRVIEDRDYDRLNRGFNTNLGIEYFLTDRSSITASGFLRLGDDEDLTTNNARKFSDGTLQETTIREELETEEDVSYQLSLNYVNDFNDEGHKLTADFQYENDEEEERSFITERRLLPSALDFPSEDILNKETQNEYLIQADYVLPIGENAQFEAGYRGNFENEVTDYTLNQENVNGVFVRNDTLSNIFDYSENVNAVYTQYGNKFGKFSFLLGLRLENTQLKGEIQSSLDEDAFSEALGVDIDTNFDKNYLGLFPTVNLIYELAERENITLGYNRRINRPRGWFINPFPSRSSVTNVFQGNPDLDPAYASAFDLGYLKRWDKLTLTSSIYYQHETDSFERIQEQTGQVINGVNVVRTIPINLSTNERYGFEAGILYNPLKWLRLNGSFNYFTFKSDGSFNGVEYGTENNSWFARASAKVSLPWKIDWQTNGFYRGPRNNAQTESEGILSINLAFSKDIMDDNGTIGLNVSDLLNSRKRNSLTVTDSFISESEFQWRQRSVNLSFTYRFNQKKQRQRSDRGGNGDDEGGDFEG, encoded by the coding sequence ATGAAACTATACTCTCTTGTACTTGCGCTACTTTGCAGTACATTTTTATTAGCCCAAAACAAAAAACCTGAATCTGTAACCGTTAGTGGAAAAATTATAGAAGAAGGTTCTAATATCCCTTTAGAATATGCAACCGTTTCTTTTACTGATGCACAGGGAAAAGTTGCCAATGGAGGAATTACAGACACGAAAGGTATGTACTCCCTTAAAGTTCCGCCAGGGGTTTATACAGTTAAATATGAATTTATTTCCTATGAAACTAAAGAAGTCCCAAATAAACAACTAACAAAAGACACTACACTTCCAACTGTTGCCTTAGCATTAGATACTGAAAGCTTAGACGAAGTCGTTATCCGTGCCGAAACGACCGAGGTACAAGTAAGGTTAGATAAAAAAATATATAATATAGGTAAAGACCTTACCACAAGTGGAGCAACCGTAAGTGATGCCTTAAACAATGTTCCATCCGTAAATGTTGATGTGGAAGGTGCCATTAGCTTACGAGGAAATGAAAATGTTCGTATTTTAATAAACGGAAAACCCTCTGCTATTGCAGGTTTTGGCTCAACTGATGCGTTACGTCAACTTCCTGCCGAAGCTATTGAACGTGTAGAGGTTATTACATCACCATCTGCTAGGTATGACGCCGAAGGTACCGCAGGGATTCTAAATATTATTCTGAAGAAAGAAAAAACACTTGGTCTAAACGGTTCTATTACTGCAAATATAGGTGTTCCAACAAGTAGTGGTATCTCTGGAAATATAAATCTTAGAACAGACAATTTTAATATCTTTAATACAACTAGTGTTCGATATCGCGATGCGCCTGGTAATGCCTTTTTTGACAACCAGTACTTTCCCACTACGTTTACAGATCCAGAAACAGGAGAAGAAATAACAACAGATCCAACTTTCGATCGTGTTATTGAAGATAGAGACTATGATCGTTTAAACAGAGGATTTAATACCAACTTAGGTATAGAATATTTTTTAACAGATCGTTCCTCAATAACAGCTAGCGGGTTTCTTCGTTTGGGTGATGATGAAGATCTAACTACTAATAATGCAAGGAAATTTAGTGATGGTACCCTTCAAGAAACCACCATTCGCGAAGAGCTGGAAACTGAAGAAGATGTAAGTTACCAACTTTCATTAAACTATGTTAACGATTTTAATGATGAAGGTCACAAACTTACTGCAGATTTTCAATATGAAAACGATGAAGAAGAAGAGCGTTCTTTTATTACAGAAAGACGCTTGTTACCATCTGCACTTGATTTTCCTTCCGAAGATATTTTAAATAAAGAAACGCAGAACGAATATCTTATCCAGGCAGACTATGTGTTGCCAATTGGCGAAAATGCGCAATTTGAAGCCGGATATCGTGGTAATTTTGAAAATGAAGTAACTGATTACACTTTAAATCAAGAAAATGTGAATGGCGTTTTTGTTCGTAATGATACCCTTTCAAATATTTTTGATTATAGTGAAAATGTCAACGCGGTTTATACACAGTACGGAAACAAGTTTGGGAAGTTTTCTTTCCTGTTGGGGTTACGTCTTGAAAACACACAACTAAAAGGTGAAATACAATCAAGCCTTGATGAAGATGCCTTTTCTGAAGCCTTGGGAGTTGATATTGACACTAACTTCGATAAAAACTATTTAGGCCTCTTCCCTACCGTAAATTTAATTTACGAATTGGCTGAACGCGAAAATATTACTTTAGGATACAATAGAAGGATTAACCGTCCACGAGGATGGTTTATCAATCCATTCCCCTCACGTTCTAGTGTTACCAATGTATTTCAAGGAAATCCAGATCTAGATCCTGCCTACGCAAGCGCGTTCGATTTAGGATATTTAAAACGATGGGATAAATTAACGCTTACTTCTTCCATTTACTATCAACATGAAACGGATTCGTTTGAACGCATTCAAGAACAAACTGGACAGGTTATAAATGGTGTAAACGTAGTGCGGACTATCCCAATTAACCTTTCAACTAATGAGCGCTACGGTTTTGAAGCTGGTATACTTTACAACCCCTTAAAATGGTTACGCCTTAACGGAAGTTTTAACTATTTTACTTTTAAAAGCGATGGTAGCTTTAATGGTGTGGAATATGGAACTGAAAACAACAGCTGGTTTGCCCGAGCAAGCGCAAAAGTAAGTCTTCCTTGGAAAATTGATTGGCAGACTAATGGTTTTTATCGAGGACCAAGAAACAATGCACAAACAGAATCTGAAGGAATTTTATCTATAAATTTAGCCTTCAGTAAAGATATAATGGACGATAACGGAACTATTGGTTTAAATGTTAGTGATTTATTGAACTCTCGTAAACGAAATTCATTGACCGTTACCGATTCTTTTATTAGTGAGAGTGAGTTTCAATGGCGTCAACGCAGTGTAAACCTATCGTTCACCTATCGATTCAATCAGAAAAAACAGCGTCAACGTTCAGATCGTGGTGGTAATGGTGATGATGAAGGCGGTGACTTTGAAGGATAA
- the fumC gene encoding class II fumarate hydratase, producing the protein MDYRIEKDTMGEVKVPVDKLWGAQTERSRNNFKIGKPASMPLEIVYGFAYLKKAAAYTNSELGVLSEEKRDLIAKVCDEILAGKHDDQFPLVIWQTGSGTQSNMNVNEVIANRAHQIAGNKIGEGDKTLQPNDDVNKSQSSNDTFPTGMHIAAYKKLIDVTIPGIEQLYKTLQYKSKEFKDVVKIGRTHLMDATPLTLGQEFSGYASQLEHGLKALKNTLPHLSELALGGTAVGTGLNTPDGYAGKVADYIAKFTELPFITAENKFEALAAHDALVESHGALKQLAVSLNKIANDIRMLASGPRSGIGEIIIPANEPGSSIMPGKVNPTQCEALTMVCAQVMGNDVAVTVGGMQGQYELNVFKPVMAANLLHSAELLGDACVSFEEHCANGIEANTEVIERQLNNSLMLVTALNTKIGYYKAAEIANTAHQNGTTLKEEAVNLGYVTAEEFDKWVRPEDMVGKK; encoded by the coding sequence ATGGATTACAGAATAGAAAAAGATACGATGGGAGAAGTAAAAGTCCCTGTCGATAAATTGTGGGGTGCCCAAACAGAACGCTCTCGAAACAACTTTAAAATTGGCAAACCAGCCTCTATGCCACTTGAAATTGTATATGGATTTGCATACTTGAAGAAAGCAGCAGCTTATACCAATTCTGAATTAGGTGTTCTTTCTGAAGAAAAAAGAGATTTGATAGCCAAAGTTTGTGATGAAATTTTAGCTGGTAAGCATGATGATCAATTTCCATTAGTAATCTGGCAAACAGGAAGTGGTACCCAAAGCAATATGAATGTAAATGAGGTGATTGCAAATCGCGCGCATCAAATTGCAGGAAATAAAATTGGAGAAGGTGACAAAACCTTACAACCCAATGACGATGTAAATAAATCGCAATCGTCAAACGACACATTCCCAACCGGAATGCACATTGCTGCTTATAAAAAACTAATTGATGTTACCATCCCTGGCATAGAACAGCTATATAAAACACTTCAATATAAATCGAAAGAATTTAAAGATGTTGTAAAAATTGGTCGTACCCATTTAATGGATGCCACTCCCCTAACCTTGGGGCAAGAATTTAGTGGATATGCTTCTCAATTGGAACACGGCTTAAAAGCGTTAAAAAACACATTACCACACCTTTCTGAACTAGCGTTAGGAGGAACCGCTGTAGGTACTGGATTAAACACGCCTGATGGTTATGCAGGAAAAGTGGCAGATTATATTGCAAAATTCACCGAACTTCCATTTATAACTGCTGAAAACAAATTTGAAGCATTAGCAGCACATGATGCCCTTGTAGAATCACACGGAGCATTAAAGCAACTAGCTGTTTCATTAAATAAAATAGCAAATGATATAAGAATGCTTGCAAGTGGTCCTCGAAGTGGTATTGGAGAAATCATTATTCCAGCAAACGAGCCAGGTTCTTCTATAATGCCTGGAAAAGTAAATCCCACTCAATGTGAAGCATTAACCATGGTTTGTGCCCAAGTTATGGGTAACGACGTCGCTGTAACTGTTGGAGGCATGCAAGGTCAATATGAATTGAATGTATTTAAACCTGTAATGGCAGCTAATTTATTACACTCTGCTGAATTGTTAGGTGATGCTTGTGTTTCGTTTGAGGAACATTGCGCTAACGGAATTGAAGCCAATACAGAAGTTATTGAAAGACAATTAAACAATTCCTTAATGTTAGTTACAGCACTTAATACCAAAATAGGTTATTATAAAGCTGCGGAAATAGCTAATACTGCCCACCAAAATGGAACAACTTTAAAAGAAGAAGCCGTTAACTTAGGATATGTTACCGCTGAAGAATTTGATAAGTGGGTACGTCCTGAAGATATGGTTGGAAAAAAATAA